Proteins from one Methanobrevibacter sp. V74 genomic window:
- a CDS encoding flavodoxin produces the protein MKSLVVYYSRTKTTEILAEVIAGRVNADVEEIIPKVKYQGKIGYARGGKDAMREKIIDLESLKFDPSEYDVVYVGGPVWASRIANPVISYLKQNEGKFNNVKFFATAKTSGFDSAFIQMEKFSIKPLNTLGLKTKEVRKSEYDIDSFIN, from the coding sequence ATGAAATCTTTAGTAGTTTATTATTCAAGAACAAAAACAACAGAAATTCTGGCGGAAGTCATAGCCGGCAGAGTAAATGCGGATGTGGAAGAAATCATTCCAAAAGTAAAATATCAGGGAAAAATTGGTTATGCGAGAGGTGGAAAGGATGCAATGAGAGAAAAAATCATTGACCTTGAATCATTAAAATTTGACCCATCTGAGTATGATGTAGTATACGTTGGAGGACCAGTTTGGGCAAGTAGGATAGCTAATCCGGTGATTTCATATTTAAAGCAAAATGAAGGAAAATTCAACAATGTAAAGTTCTTTGCAACCGCAAAAACTAGTGGATTTGATTCCGCTTTTATTCAGATGGAAAAATTTTCAATTAAACCATTAAACACACTTGGACTGAAAACCAAAGAAGTTAGAAAAAGTGAATATGATATAGATTCATTTATAAACTGA
- a CDS encoding MarR family transcriptional regulator, translating into MSLEEFKIIDPSNLPVGKLIAIIEKNQVLYLNRQLERFNINSSQLHFLFEISHQKEINQDKIASRCTIDKGTVARSVKKLEDNDLVKREVDEKNRRQKKVSLTNKGEETLNQAIKLLNELEKTVYDNSYIETEDFKKALKEIAIKAIELNDKGE; encoded by the coding sequence ATGTCACTTGAAGAATTTAAGATAATAGATCCATCTAATCTTCCTGTTGGTAAGTTAATTGCCATTATTGAAAAAAATCAAGTTTTATATTTAAATCGTCAACTTGAAAGATTTAATATTAATTCCTCACAGCTTCATTTTTTATTTGAAATATCTCATCAAAAAGAAATAAATCAGGATAAAATTGCTTCTAGATGCACTATTGATAAGGGTACAGTTGCTAGATCAGTCAAAAAATTAGAAGATAATGACTTGGTTAAAAGAGAGGTAGATGAGAAAAATAGACGTCAAAAAAAGGTTTCATTAACAAATAAAGGTGAGGAAACATTAAATCAGGCGATTAAATTACTTAATGAATTGGAAAAAACTGTATATGATAATAGCTATATAGAAACTGAAGATTTTAAAAAAGCTTTAAAAGAAATAGCCATTAAAGCTATAGAATTAAATGATAAAGGGGAATAA
- a CDS encoding MATE family efflux transporter: MAGEKNKNIEMITGDPKKAIVKLALPMMVSMFLIMLYNIADSIWVAGLGADALAAIGFITPLFMVLVGLGNGIGAGANSLIARYIGSKNYRQANNAALHGILLAVIISVIFTVLIEGLMVPILQFMGAGDTIQYALDYSYIIFGFLFVFVYSGVASAIFRSEGDMRRATIAIAVTAILNIILDPVFIYILNLGISGAAWATVISAAMSCVVMSYWIWGKKDLYLDLSLKNFDYQGKMMVDTLQVAIPSTLENIVFSALAIIINSMLVMASGTTAVAVYTASMRIVQLAMIPLIGLGTAVLTVAGIAYGAHNHVNLKTAHSYSIKLGFAISIVLGAAMFIFSSQLAAMFSYTQASASLSPQIAVAISVLSLFVLAIPHGIMSSMMFQGVGKGGYSLLITLLRSLILESVFAYIFCFIFGWGLQGIYVGVVFGCFVGGTVGYVWAKFFIKKFTQISIKKYMPQKS, encoded by the coding sequence ATGGCTGGAGAAAAAAATAAAAATATTGAAATGATAACAGGGGATCCTAAAAAGGCTATTGTTAAGTTAGCATTGCCAATGATGGTTTCCATGTTTTTAATTATGCTTTATAATATTGCAGACAGTATATGGGTAGCTGGTCTTGGAGCAGATGCTTTAGCTGCAATAGGATTTATTACACCATTATTCATGGTATTGGTAGGGCTTGGAAACGGTATTGGTGCAGGTGCAAACTCATTGATTGCAAGATACATTGGATCAAAAAACTATAGGCAGGCAAATAATGCAGCATTGCATGGTATTCTTCTGGCGGTTATCATATCTGTGATATTTACAGTTTTAATTGAAGGGTTAATGGTTCCTATTTTACAATTTATGGGTGCTGGAGATACAATACAATATGCATTAGACTATAGTTACATTATTTTCGGATTTTTATTTGTCTTTGTATATTCTGGAGTTGCATCAGCCATATTTAGATCAGAAGGAGATATGCGCCGTGCAACCATAGCAATTGCAGTAACAGCTATTTTAAATATTATTTTGGATCCAGTATTTATTTACATTTTGAACTTAGGAATCTCCGGAGCCGCTTGGGCAACAGTAATATCAGCAGCAATGTCATGTGTTGTAATGAGTTATTGGATATGGGGTAAAAAGGATTTATATCTTGATTTGTCACTTAAGAACTTTGATTATCAAGGAAAAATGATGGTTGATACATTGCAGGTAGCTATACCTTCAACATTGGAAAATATTGTATTTTCTGCTTTAGCCATTATTATAAACAGCATGCTTGTTATGGCTTCTGGAACTACAGCAGTTGCAGTATATACTGCATCAATGAGGATTGTACAATTGGCTATGATTCCATTGATAGGTCTTGGAACAGCGGTTCTAACAGTTGCAGGTATTGCATATGGTGCACATAATCATGTGAATTTAAAAACAGCCCATTCTTATTCAATTAAATTGGGTTTTGCTATTTCAATTGTATTGGGTGCTGCAATGTTCATATTCTCGTCACAACTTGCGGCCATGTTTTCATATACTCAGGCAAGTGCATCGCTTTCACCACAAATTGCAGTAGCAATATCTGTTTTAAGTTTATTTGTTCTTGCAATTCCGCATGGAATAATGTCATCTATGATGTTTCAGGGGGTTGGAAAAGGAGGTTATTCACTATTGATTACCCTTCTTAGATCATTGATTCTTGAAAGTGTATTTGCATATATATTCTGCTTTATATTTGGATGGGGTTTGCAAGGAATTTATGTAGGAGTGGTATTTGGTTGTTTTGTTGGAGGAACAGTTGGATACGTTTGGGCCAAATTCTTTATTAAGAAATTCACTCAAATTTCAATTAAAAAATATATGCCTCAAAAAAGCTAG